The following coding sequences are from one Gossypium raimondii isolate GPD5lz chromosome 4, ASM2569854v1, whole genome shotgun sequence window:
- the LOC105778798 gene encoding uncharacterized protein LOC105778798 — MIYHTYQHSSSMAASIFHNNVILTFLFIFPFLNPTFAGFAWNSVAKKSKSSQNWLNHGGDLYNRRYAEKETMISPETVSNLRLKWEFIAGKDITATPAIFDGTLYFPSWNGNIYAIKACDGSLVWEKNLEELTGLNATGFIVNVNWTVARATPTIADDLLIIGISGPAIVIAVERITGELVWSTQLDNHPAGIITMSGTYYKGHFYVGTSSAESGVSIEQCCTFRGSFAKLDVRSGKVLWQTFTLPDNFGQTGGYAGAAVWGSSPSIDTTRNHVYVGTGNLYSAPLRVRQCQEAENNQTVPTSPGKCVEPENHSDSILAFDLETGAIKWYRQLGGYDVWFLACNNLSTPNCPPGPNPDADFGEAPMMLSIDVNGTKRDIVVAVQKSGFAWALNRDSGDLIWSTEVGPGGPGGGGTWGAATDKKRVYTNLANSLFMNFTLIPSQINTNASGWVAMDAKSGEILWSIADPSNSRVSGPVTIANGVLFASSTDKQGPVYAIDAKNGRILWSYETGATVYGGMSVSNGCIYVGNGYKVNIGAFISTYTAGTSLFAFCLT; from the exons TGATATATCATACATACCAACATTCAAGTTCAATGGCGGCTTCCATATTCCACAACAATGTTATTCTCACATTCCtatttattttcccatttttaaACCCAACCTTTGCGGGATTTGCT TGGAACTCAGTTGCCAAAAAGTCCAAGTCTTCACAAAACTGGTTGAACCATGGTGGGGACTTATATAACCGAAGATATGCGGAGAAGGAGACCATGATCAGCCCTGAAACAGTCTCCAATTTGCGTTTGAAATGGGAATTCATTGCAGGCAAAGACATAACCGCGACGCCAGCGATTTTCGATGGAACCCTTTATTTTCCGAGCTGGAACGGGAACATCTATGCTATTAAAGCCTGTGATGGGTCCCTTGTTTGGGAGAAAAACTTGGAGGAGTTAACTGGGCTTAATGCCACTGGTTTTATCGTGAATGTTAACTGGACAGTTGCAAGAGCAACGCCAACAATTGCAGATGATTTGCTCATCATTGGAATCTCTGGCCCTGCCATTGTTATTGCTGTCGAAAGAATAACTGGCGAGCTTGTTTGGTCAACCCAGCTTGATAACCATCCCGCTGGTATCATCACTATGTCTGGAACTTACTATAAAGG ACATTTTTACGTAGGCACATCTTCAGCAGAAAGCGGCGTAAGCATAGAGCAATGCTGCACATTCCGCGGTAGCTTTGCCAAATTAGACGTCCGGTCCGGCAAAGTCCTATGGCAAACCTTTACGCTACCTGATAATTTCGGTCAAACGGGGGGATATGCAGGAGCAGCCGTCTGGGGAAGTAGTCCATCCATTGATACAACTCGTAACCATGTCTATGTTGGCACTGGGAACCTATATTCAGCCCCTCTTCGAGTACGCCAATGTCAAGAAGCTGAGAATAATCAAACAGTGCCGACTAGTCCAGGCAAGTGTGTTGAGCCCGAGAACCACTCAGATTCAATCCTAGCTTTTGATTTGGAAACTGGTGCTATCAAATGGTATCGTCAGTTAGGGGGATATGATGTTTGGTTCTTAGCTTGCAATAATCTTTCCACCCCAAATTGTCCTCCTGGTCCAAACCCTGATGCTGATTTCGGAGAGGCCCCGATGATGCTAAGTATCGATGTCAATGGAACTAAGCGAGATATTGTCGTTGCTGTTCAAAAAAGTGGATTTGCTTGGGCTCTAAATCGAGATAGTGGTGACCTTATTTGGTCTACT GAGGTCGGACCTGGTGGTCCAGGAGGAGGAGGCACTTGGGGCGCGGCTACGGATAAGAAGAGGGTCTACACCAACTTAGCCAACTCACTATTCATGAATTTTACTTTGATACCATCCCAAATAAATACGAATGCTAGTGGATGGGTGGCAATGGATGCTAAAAGCGGTGAAATCCTATGGTCGATAGCGGATCCGAGTAATTCCAGAGTTAGTGGTCCTGTCACCATAGCAAATGGTGTACTTTTTGCTAGTTCAACAGATAAACAAGGACCTGTATATGCTATTGATGCTAAAAATGGGAGAATTTTGTGGTCATATGAGACTGGTGCAACTGTTTATGGTGGAATGTCGGTGAGCAATGGATGCATTTATGTTGGTAATGGATATAAGGTCAATATAGGAGCTTTTATTTCAACTTATACTGCCGGAACCTCACTTTTTGCCTTTTGTTTGACCTAA